TCTTCCAGGGCGGCATCACGATCCGCGGCGTCGAGACCTGGGTGCTGGCGCCCATCATCGTGTGGGTGATCACGGCGCTCGGCGGGTGGATCTTCATGGCGTTCGTCGTCGATAGGCGTCTGAAGCGGCGCGCGGCCGAGAAGGCGATGCGGCACAGCAGGTCGTGAGCGCGGACAGGCGCGGTGAAGAACCGCGGAATCATGCGGGACACACCCGGGGTGCACGGATGGATTTGCCCCAGCTCGCGAAGGTGTGCCAATATATATGAGTTGCCAGCGCAGCGGGGGAAGCCCCGGAAGAGCTGCAACAGCGTCCGGCCCCATCGTATAGCGGCCTAGTACGCCGCCCTCTCACGGCGGTAACGCGGGTTCGAATCCCGCTGGGGTCACCGGAAGCGAAAGCCTCACCTTCGGGTGGGGCTTTCGTCGTTTCTCGGTGGTCTGCGCGATGGCGGCGCGATGCCCGCGCGACGGCGTCGAGGGTGCGAGCCGCCCTCGGGTCGGGCGACTCGAAACGTCCGCGGGCGCGAGTAAGCTGGACACGTTCTGTCAGGCACGAAGAGGAGCGTTCAGTGACCCGCACCATCAAGCTCGCCGTCCTTCCCGGCGACGGTATCGGACCCGAGGTGATCGAGCAGGCCAATCGTGTGCTCGATGCCGTGCTCGCCGGCGGCGACGCGGTGCTCGACCGCACGGAGTTCAAGCTCGGCGCGGAGCGCTATCTGGCGACGGGCGAGACGCTGCCCGAGGCCGAGCAGGCCGAGATCGCGCAGCACGACGCGATCCTCTTCGGCGCGGTTGGCGGGGTTCCGGGGGATCCACGCCTGAAGAACGCCAACATCGAGCGCGGCCTGCTGCTCAAGCTGCGCTTCGATTTCGACCACTACGCCAACGTGCGGCCCTGCACCCTGTTCCCCGGGGTCGAGTCGACGCTGAGGAACCCGGGCGACGTCGACTTCGTCGTGGTGCGCGAGGGCACCGAGGGCCCCTACGCGGGCAACGGCGGCCGTCTGCGCGCCGACACCCCTCACGAGGTGGCCACCGAGGTCTCCGTGAACACCGCCTTCGGCATCGAGCGCGTCGTGCGGTACGCCTTCGAGGTGGCGAGCAAGCGGCCTCGCAAGAAGCTCACCTGGGTGCACAAGACGAACGTGCTCGTGCACGCCGGCGCCACCTGGCAGCGCATCGTGCAGGCCGTCTCGTCCGAGTACCCCGATATCGCCGTCGACTACATGCACGTCGACGCCGCGACGATCTTCATGGTGCAGGATCCGGCGCGCTTCGACGTCATCGTCACTGATAACCTGTTCGGTGACATCCTCACAGACCTGGCCGGCGCCATCGGCGGCGGCATCGGGCTCGCAGCCAGCGGCAACATCAATCCCGACGGCACGTTCCCGAGCATGTTCGAACCCGTTCACGGTTCTGCGCCCGACATCGCGGGGCAGCAGAAGGCGGATCCGACCGCGGCGATCCTCTCCGCGGCTCTCATGCTCGACCACCTTGGCCTCGCGGCCGACGGCGACCGCGTACGCGACGCCGTGCGCGCCGATCTCGCATCCCGCATCGACCCCGCCACCGGCGCGGCCGCGGCGCGCACCACCGCAGAGGTGGGCAGCGCGATCATCGAGCGGCTTCCGGCGCGCTAGACCGCCGCACGGCCCAACACGAACACCCCTCACGGCCGCCCCTGGCGACAGAAAGCAACTCCATGACCGAGCTCACCTTCACCCGCACCCCGGCAAACCGCCTCCCCGACGCCGAGCGCGAGGCCGTCCTCGCCGACCCCGGTTTCGGCAAGCGCTTCACCGACCACATGGTCTCGATCGTCTGGGACCGCGAGCGCGGCTGGCACGACGCCGAGGTGCTGCCCTACGGCCCGATTCCCATGGACCCCGCGTCGTCGGTGCTGCACTACGGCCAGGAGATCTTCGAGGGGCTCAAGGCGTATCGCCACCCGAACGGGGACATCGTCACCTTCCGCCCCGAGGCCAATGCCCAGCGCCTCAATGAGAGCGCGGCCAGGCTCGCGCTGCCCGAGCTGCCGGTCGAGCTGTTCGTGCAGTCGATCCACGAGCTCGTGCGGGCCGACGCGGACTGGGTGCCGAGCGGCGCCGACCAGAGCCTCTATCTGCGTCCGTTCATGATCGCCGACGAGAGCTTCCTCGGGGTGCGAGCCGCCGAGCGCGCCCGCTTCCTCGTGATCGCCAGCCCGGCGGGCCCCTACTTCACGGGCGGCGTGAAGCCGGTGTCGATCTGGCTCTCCGGTGACCTCGCGCGCGCCGGCCGCGGCGGCACCGGTGCGGCGAAGTGCGGCGGCAACTACGCCTCGTCGCTGCTGCCGACGCGCATCGCGGCGCAGCACGACTGCGCCCAGGTGCTCTTCACCGACTCGGCGACGGAGGACACGATCGACGAGCTCGGCGGCATGAATCTGTTCCTCGTGCACCGCGACGGCAAGCTCATCACGCCCGCCCTCAACGGCAACATCCTCGACGGCATCACCCGCAAGAGCCTCATCCGGCTCGCCGAAGACCGCGGACTCACCGTCGAGGAGCGCCAGGTGACCGTGAGCGAGTGGCGCGAGGGCGCCGCCGACGGCTCCATCACGGAGGCCTTCGCCTGCGGCACGGCCGCGGTGATCACGCCGATCCGCGAATTGAAGAGCGAGCAGGGCGTGCTCGTCGACTTCGGCGATCGGGCGCCCGGCGAGATCACCATGTCGCTGCGCGAGGAGCTCACCGGTATCCAGTTCGGCACGGTCGAGGATCGCTTCGGCTGGGTGGATCGGATCGTCACCGCCGGGGAGTAGCGGACGGGCGGCTGACGTCGCGGGACGGGCGGAGCCCACGGCGGTCCGCCCGTATCCCAGCAGACACCAAGACGAAGAGGGGCACATGAAGGTCGTACGTTTCGAAGCAGAGGGCGAGATCTCCTACGGGGTTCTCGATGAGGCCGAAGACGGCAGCGGCGTCGAGATCGTCGAGCTGTCGTCGGATCCGCTCGTCTCCGGTTTCGACACCACCGGGCGCCGACTGCGCCTCGACGCCGTACGCCTGCTGGCGCCCGTGATCCCGCGCTCGAAGGTCGTCTGCGTCGGCAAGAACTACTCCGAGCACATCGAGGAGATGCGATCCGAGACCGGCGGCGACGCGCCGGAGGAACCGCTGCTGTTCCTGAAGCCCAACACCTCGGTGATCGGCCCGGGGGATCGCATCGTGCGGCCCGCGATCTCGGATCGCGTCGAGCACGAGGGCGAGCTGGCGATGGTGATCGGCGCCATCGCCAAGGATGTTCCCGAGGAGGACGCGCTGAAGTACGTCTTCGGGTTCACCTGCGCGAACGATGTGACCGCGCGCGACCTGCAGATCAAGGACGGGCAGTGGACCCGCGGCAAGGGCTTCGACACCTTCTGCCCGCTCGGGCCGGTCATCGAGACCGACCCCGACCTCGGCGACGCCCGCGTCGTGACCCGCGTGAACGGCGAGGTGCGCCAGGACGGGCGGACGTCGCAGCTCATCTTCTCGCTCGCGCGCATCGTCGCGCACGCCTCGCAGGCGTTCACGCTGCTGCCCGGGGACGTGATCCTCACGGGCACGCCCGCGGGAGTCGGGCGCCTCGAAGCAGGAGACACGGTCGAGGTCGAGATCGACGGGATCGGAATCCTGCGTAACACCGTGGTGTGACGAGCTCGCGCCGGTGTAGCATGACGCGACGGGCGACGGCGATCCTGCCGCGCTGCGAGAGCCAGATCGAACGGACGGTGCTGAGATGGCAGCCGACACCCCCGCTCCGCCCCGCTTCGGCGTCGAGGAAGAGTATCTGCTGCTCGACGCGACGACCGGCCTGCCTCGCGACGGCGCCGACGGCATGATCGCGGCGCTGCCCGGGCTGCGCGCCGAGCACGAGTACTTCCACAGCCAGCTTGAGACCGCCACGCCGCCGTGCACTCGCGCAGCGGAGGCGTTCGACTCGCTCGCGGAGTTCCGCACCGCTGCCTCGCGCGCCGCGACGGATCGGGGTCTCGTGCTCGCGGGCACCGGCCTGCCGCCGGTGGGCGGCGACGCTCCCGGCCGGGTCACGGAGAACGAGCGGTACCGGGAGATCGATCGCACGATGCGGGGCATGGTGCACCGCTATTACTCGACGGGCACCCACGTGCACGTGGAGGTCCCCTCGCGGGACGCGGGCGTCGAGGTCTTCGCGCGCATCGCCCGGTGGTCGCCCGTGCTCGTCGCGCTGACGAGCAACTCGCCGATCTGGCTCGGGGGCGACTCGGGCTATGCGAGCTGGCGGTATCTGCAACTGCAGCAGTGGCCGAGCTCGGGCTACCCGCCGAGCTTCGCCGATGCGGCAGGATACGACGAGGTGGTGCAGCAGCTCGTGAGGGCGGGCGCGCTGCTCGACACGGCGCTCGTGAACTGGTCGATCCGGCTCTCCGAGAAGTTCCCCACGATCGAGCTGCGCACCGCCGACGCCCAGCTCGAGAGCGGCGACGCGGTATCGTTCGCCCTCATCTTCCGCGCGCTCGCGCACCGCGCGCTACAGGAGCGGGAGACCGGTGCCCCGGTTCCCGAGTATCAGCGCGACGCGCTGCGGGGCGCGCACTGGGTCGCGGCGCGGAACGGACTCGGGTCCGAACTGGTGGATCCCGAGAGCGGGGCTCCGCGGGCGGCCGCCGAGGTGGTCGCCGATCTCCTCTCCCACGTCGCCGAATCGCTCGAGGCCGCCGGCGACCTCGAGCGTGTGCAGCGCTTCCTCGAGCGCCGGCTCGCCGACGGGGGAGGGGCCGCGCTGCAGCGGCGGGCCTGGCAGCGCGGCGGCATCGATGCGCTGCTCGAGCTCTATCGCGAGGCCTCGTCGGCCGACTCCATGTCTTCGTCGAGATGACGCGTGCGGCCCCTCTTCGGCGGGTTCTGGGCTCCGAGCGTCATCTCGATAACGGTACCCAGCGGGCGGAAAGCGGCGAAGCCCCGGTTCGCGACGACCCCTGATCATCCTCGGGTACACTCGGGGCACCGAGCCGCGAAGAGGAGGCAGAGGTGGCGAGCGGATGGCAGGCACTGCGCCGCGGCGAATCGGCGAGCGAGCGCCGGCGACAGCTCGAGCGCGCCCACGAGCAGTTCGTGGGCTCCGCCGCGATCGCCGCCGATCGGGAAGCGCGTGAGCGATTCGCCGAGCAGGTCGCGCTGCGGCCGGTGGTGCTGGAGTCGTGGTTGCGTTCGCAGCGTCGCACCATCGACCCCGATCGCCCGCCCGACAGGCCGGCGCTGAGCGAGGATCAGCTCGCCGAGCTTCGCCGCGTGCATCCGATCGGCCGCGTGCTGCCGGTCATCGAGCGCCTGCTGCTCGACGCGGCCGAGGACGCCGGTTTCATCGTCGCCGTCGGGGACGCCGCAGGCCGGCTGCTCTGGGTCGACGGAGACTTCCGCCTCCGGTCTCGGGCGGAGGACATGGGCTTCCGGGCGGGCATGGACTGGTCGGAGGGGTCCGTCGGCACGAGCGCCCCCGGGAGTGCGCTCGCGCTCGACCACGCGATCCAGGTGCTCGGCGCCGAGCACTACAACCGGGCCGTGCACCAGTGGAGCTGCACCGCGGCGCCCGTGCACAACCCCGAGACCGGGGCGATCATCGGCGTGATCGACGTGACGGGAGGCGACAGCGCCGCCTCGCGGCACATCCTGCCCCTCGTCGAGGCGACGCTCGGAGCCGTCGAGGCCGAACTGAAACTCGAGTCGCTCAGGGACCTCATCGAAGAACGGCGGAGCGCCGGAGCCCGACCTGCGCCCCGCTCGTCTTCCACGACGCGTCTCGTCGTGCTGGGCCGCGATCCCGCGATCCTCGAGCACGGCGACGCGTCGCTCCCGCTCACCGGCAGGCACGCCGAGATCCTGCTCGCGCTCGCCGCGGCACCGCAGGGGCTCACGGCCGCGGCACTGGCGGAGGAGGTCTACGGCACCGCCGGTTCCGAGCAGACCCTGCGAGCGGAGCTGGTCCGTCTGCGCAAGTGGTGCGAGCAGGCTGGGATCGATCTCGGTCTCTCCTCGCGCCCGTACCGCATGGCTCAGAGGATCCGCATCGACGGGATCGAGATGCTCGAAGCGCTGGAGCGCGGGGCGCACCGTCTCGCGCTCGCCGCCTACGAGGGGCCGGTGCTTCCCGCCTCGACCGCGCCGGTGGCTGAGAGGCTGCGGAGCGAGGTCGATGCCACGCTCCGCGAGGCGATGCTGCAGTCGGCGGGGGCGGATCCGCTCTTCGAGTACGCGCAGCACTGGGCGGGCGACGACGCCGAGGTGTGGGAGACCCTGCTGCAGGTGCTGCCGCCGCTGTCGCCGAAGCGCGCACGTGTGGTCGCAAGGCTCGAGGCGCTCGACGACGGCGGGTGAGGGGAGGGGCCGGGTCAGGAGCCCGGGTCAGGAGATCCTTGGACACCCTCTGCTCGGCGGCCGCGCGATGCAACGTTCGTGCAACGGTGCCGGGCGTAGTCTCCGAGCACCGGGAGTCCCTCGACTCCCGGAATCCAGACAACGACGTCAGAGGAGACCCATCATGACCGTGTACGCCTCCCCGGGCCAGCCCGACTCGCTGGTGCACTTCAAGAGCCGATACGAGAACTACATCGGCGGCGAGTGGGTGCCGCCGAAGCAGGACCGCTACTTCGAGAACCCGTCGCCGGCGACGGGCAAGACCTTCTGCGAGATCCCGCGCAGCACTGCGGAGGACATCGAGCTCGCGCTCGATGCGGCCCACGCCGCAGCGCCGACCTGGAACAGGACGAGCCCTGCCGAGCGGGCGGTGATCCTCAACAAGATCGCGGACAGGATCGAGGCCAACCTCGAGATGCTCGCCGTCGCCGAGACCTGGGACAACGGCAAGGCGGTCCGCGAGACGCTGAATGCCGACCTCCCGCTCGCGATCGATCACTTCCGGTACTTCGCGGGCGCGATCCGCGCGCAGGAGGGCGGCATCTCGCAGATCAGCGAGGATCTCGTCGCCTACCACTTCCACGAGCCCCTGGGCGTGGTCGGTCAGATCATCCCGTGGAACTTCCCGATCCTCATGGCGACCTGGAAGCTGGCGCCCGCGCTCGCAGCGGGCAACTGCGTCGTCATCAAACCCGCCGAGCAGACCCCGGCGTCGATCCTCGTGCTGTTCGAGCTCATCGGCGACCTGCTGCCCCCGGGCGTCGTGAACATCGTCAACGGCTTCGGCGCCGAGGCCGGCAAGCCGCTCGCCTCGAGCCCGCGCATCCGCAAGATCGCGTTCACGGGCGAGACGACGACCGGCCGCCTCATCATGCAGTACGCCTCGGAGAACATCATCCCGGTGACGCTGGAGCTCGGCGGCAAGAGTCCGAACCTGTTCTTCGAGGACGTGATGGCGCAGGACGACGCCTACTGGGACAAGACGCGGGAGGGCTTCACGATGTTCGCCCTCAACCAGGGCGAGGTCTGCACCTGTCCGTCCCGTGCGCTGATCCAGGAGTCGATCGCGGGCGACTTCCTCGACGCCGTCGTGGAGCGCACCGAGCGCATCACGCGCGGCAACCCCCTCGACACCGACACGATGTTGGGCGCGCAGGCGTCGAACGACCAGTTCGAGAAGATCAAGTCGTACCTCGACATCGGCAGGCAGGAGGGAGCGCAGCTGCTCACCGGCGGTGGAGTCGAGCAGGTCGGCGGCGAGTTCGCGGACGGATACTACATCCAGCCGACCATCTTCCGGGGCGACAACTCGATGCGCATCTTCCAGGAGGAGATCTTCGGGCCGGTGGTCTCGGCGACGACGTTCACCGACTACGACGACGCGATCCGCATCGCCAACGACACGCTCTACGGTCTCGGCGCGGGCGTGTGGAGTCGCAACGGCAACACGGCGTATCGCGCGGGCCGCGATATCCAGGCGGGCCGCGTGTGGGTGAACAACTATCACAGCTATCCGGCGCACGCGGCGTTCGGCGGCTACAAATCGAGCGGCATCGGGCGCGAGAACCACCTCATGATGCTCGACCACTACCAGCAGACCAAGAACATGCTGGTCAGCTACAAGGAGACGGCAGATGGCTTCTTCTGAGCCGGAGGCCTGCGGGGCGCCGGGGGCGGATCCCTCGGCACCCGCCTCGCCCTCGTCCGAGATCCCCGGATGCGTGGATGCGCGCCCGGAGGTCGAGGGCGAGACCGCGAGCCGCCTCGCCTTCACCCCGAAGGCGATCGAGCTCATCGACCTGCTGTGGGAGATGCACGGACCGCTCATGTTCCATCAGTCGGGCGGGTGCTGCGACGGCAGCGCGCCCATGTGCTACCAGCGGGGCGAGTTCAAGACCGGCGGCCAGGATGTGCTGCTCGGCACCCTGGAGCTGCCGCCGATCCATCCCGGCGAGGACCGGCGCGAGATCGAGTTCTGGATGTCGCGCGAGCAGTTCGCTGTCTGGAGCCACACCCACCTCACGGTCGATGCGGTACCCGGCCGCGGCTCGGGCTTCTCGCTCGAGGCGCCCGAGGGGCAGCGCTTCCTCATCCGCTCCCGCCTGATCTGAGCGCGCGCGGGAGGCAGGGTTGTGTGCCGCACCCTCCTCCCGCGGGCGCCCGTCCCGGTAATAGGGTGGAGGCATGACCGAGCAGCGCGCCCACAACGGATTCACCCTCCCCGCAATCGGCTTCGGCACCTACCGTTTGAACGGGAAGTCGGGCGCCGCCGCCGTGACGGAGGCGGTGCGGAGCGGCTATCGCCTGCTCGACTCGGCGTTCCGCTACGAGAACGAGGGAGCCGTGGGTCGGGGGCTGCGGGATTCCGGGGCGGATCGGGGCTCGATCGTCTTCACCAGCAAGCTTCCGGGCCGCCACCACGAGTACGACGCCGCCCTGTGCACGATCGAGGAGAGCGTCTATCGCTCGGGCCTCGACGCGATCGATCTCTACCTGATCCACTGGCCCAACCCGCTCACCGACCTGTACGTCGGAGCGTGGCGCGCCCTCATCGAAGCGCGCGAGCGCGGGCTCGTGCGCCAGATCGGGGTCTCCAACTTCCTGCCCGAGCACCTCGATCGGCTCGAGCGCGAGACGGGGGTGCTGCCGGTCGTGAACCAGATCGAGCTGCACCCCTACTTCCCGCAGCTCGACGCCGTCGAGTACCACCGCGAGCGCGGCATCATCACGGAGGCCTGGAGCCCGGTGGGCCGCGGCAACGACCTCGCCGAGCAGCCGGTGATCGCCGAGATCGCGCGGGCGCACGGGATCACGCCGATCCAGGCCATCCTCGCCTGGCACGTCGCCCGCGGTGTGGTGCCGCTGCCAAAGTCCGCCGACCCCGAGCGCCAGCGCGAGAACCTCGCCGCGGCAGATGTCGTGCTCTCGGCCGACGAGGTCGACGCGATCTCGGCCCTCGGGCGCCCGGACGGCCGCCTCAAGGACCAGGATCCCGCCGTCTACGAGGAGTTCTGAGCCCGCGGCTCGGCGCGGGTCGCCCGGCTCTCGGAGCCCGAGATCGCCTCCGGGATCCCTCACCCAGACGCGGATGAGACAATGGGGGCGATGGATCCCAATAAACTCAACCACGACGCGTCACCCGCCGAGGGCAAGCTGATCAAGACCCGCTCGCGCGGCGACGGGGCGCGCCCGCAGGTCAGGCCGAAGACCGAGGGCTGGAAGCAGCTCACCAGCCCCGACGGCCGGCCGACGCTGCAGTTCGCGTCGCCCCGCGTCAAGCAGCCCGCCACCCACCTCGCCGACATGACGCTCGCGGAGCGCGAGGCGAAGGTCGTGGAGATGGGGCTGCCGAAGTTCAGGGCGAAGCAGCTCTCGAAGCACTACTTCGAGCACCGCACCACCGATCCCGAGCAGATGACGGATCTGCCGAAGGACCGCCGCGCGGAGCTCGCCGAGGCCTTCTTCCCGCCGCTGCTCACCGAGGTGAAGCGTCTGGTCACCGACGACGGCGCGACGATCAAGTTCCTGTGGCGCCTCTTCGACGGCGCGCTCGTCGAGTCGGTGCTCATGCGCTACCCGGGCCGCATCACGCTCTGCGTGTCGAGCCAGTGCGGCTGCGGCATGAACTGCCCCTTCTGCGCGACGGGCCAGGCCGGGCTCACGCGCAACATGTCGACCGCCGAGATCCTCGATCAGGTGGTGCAGGCCAACCGCGTCATCGCCGAGGGCGGCCTGGGTCGCATGCGCGAGGCGGGCAACGG
This DNA window, taken from Leucobacter tenebrionis, encodes the following:
- a CDS encoding 3-isopropylmalate dehydrogenase, with translation MTRTIKLAVLPGDGIGPEVIEQANRVLDAVLAGGDAVLDRTEFKLGAERYLATGETLPEAEQAEIAQHDAILFGAVGGVPGDPRLKNANIERGLLLKLRFDFDHYANVRPCTLFPGVESTLRNPGDVDFVVVREGTEGPYAGNGGRLRADTPHEVATEVSVNTAFGIERVVRYAFEVASKRPRKKLTWVHKTNVLVHAGATWQRIVQAVSSEYPDIAVDYMHVDAATIFMVQDPARFDVIVTDNLFGDILTDLAGAIGGGIGLAASGNINPDGTFPSMFEPVHGSAPDIAGQQKADPTAAILSAALMLDHLGLAADGDRVRDAVRADLASRIDPATGAAAARTTAEVGSAIIERLPAR
- a CDS encoding branched-chain amino acid aminotransferase; its protein translation is MTELTFTRTPANRLPDAEREAVLADPGFGKRFTDHMVSIVWDRERGWHDAEVLPYGPIPMDPASSVLHYGQEIFEGLKAYRHPNGDIVTFRPEANAQRLNESAARLALPELPVELFVQSIHELVRADADWVPSGADQSLYLRPFMIADESFLGVRAAERARFLVIASPAGPYFTGGVKPVSIWLSGDLARAGRGGTGAAKCGGNYASSLLPTRIAAQHDCAQVLFTDSATEDTIDELGGMNLFLVHRDGKLITPALNGNILDGITRKSLIRLAEDRGLTVEERQVTVSEWREGAADGSITEAFACGTAAVITPIRELKSEQGVLVDFGDRAPGEITMSLREELTGIQFGTVEDRFGWVDRIVTAGE
- a CDS encoding fumarylacetoacetate hydrolase family protein, translated to MKVVRFEAEGEISYGVLDEAEDGSGVEIVELSSDPLVSGFDTTGRRLRLDAVRLLAPVIPRSKVVCVGKNYSEHIEEMRSETGGDAPEEPLLFLKPNTSVIGPGDRIVRPAISDRVEHEGELAMVIGAIAKDVPEEDALKYVFGFTCANDVTARDLQIKDGQWTRGKGFDTFCPLGPVIETDPDLGDARVVTRVNGEVRQDGRTSQLIFSLARIVAHASQAFTLLPGDVILTGTPAGVGRLEAGDTVEVEIDGIGILRNTVV
- a CDS encoding carboxylate-amine ligase; this encodes MAADTPAPPRFGVEEEYLLLDATTGLPRDGADGMIAALPGLRAEHEYFHSQLETATPPCTRAAEAFDSLAEFRTAASRAATDRGLVLAGTGLPPVGGDAPGRVTENERYREIDRTMRGMVHRYYSTGTHVHVEVPSRDAGVEVFARIARWSPVLVALTSNSPIWLGGDSGYASWRYLQLQQWPSSGYPPSFADAAGYDEVVQQLVRAGALLDTALVNWSIRLSEKFPTIELRTADAQLESGDAVSFALIFRALAHRALQERETGAPVPEYQRDALRGAHWVAARNGLGSELVDPESGAPRAAAEVVADLLSHVAESLEAAGDLERVQRFLERRLADGGGAALQRRAWQRGGIDALLELYREASSADSMSSSR
- a CDS encoding sigma-54-dependent transcriptional regulator family protein, which codes for MASGWQALRRGESASERRRQLERAHEQFVGSAAIAADREARERFAEQVALRPVVLESWLRSQRRTIDPDRPPDRPALSEDQLAELRRVHPIGRVLPVIERLLLDAAEDAGFIVAVGDAAGRLLWVDGDFRLRSRAEDMGFRAGMDWSEGSVGTSAPGSALALDHAIQVLGAEHYNRAVHQWSCTAAPVHNPETGAIIGVIDVTGGDSAASRHILPLVEATLGAVEAELKLESLRDLIEERRSAGARPAPRSSSTTRLVVLGRDPAILEHGDASLPLTGRHAEILLALAAAPQGLTAAALAEEVYGTAGSEQTLRAELVRLRKWCEQAGIDLGLSSRPYRMAQRIRIDGIEMLEALERGAHRLALAAYEGPVLPASTAPVAERLRSEVDATLREAMLQSAGADPLFEYAQHWAGDDAEVWETLLQVLPPLSPKRARVVARLEALDDGG
- the exaC gene encoding acetaldehyde dehydrogenase ExaC, encoding MTVYASPGQPDSLVHFKSRYENYIGGEWVPPKQDRYFENPSPATGKTFCEIPRSTAEDIELALDAAHAAAPTWNRTSPAERAVILNKIADRIEANLEMLAVAETWDNGKAVRETLNADLPLAIDHFRYFAGAIRAQEGGISQISEDLVAYHFHEPLGVVGQIIPWNFPILMATWKLAPALAAGNCVVIKPAEQTPASILVLFELIGDLLPPGVVNIVNGFGAEAGKPLASSPRIRKIAFTGETTTGRLIMQYASENIIPVTLELGGKSPNLFFEDVMAQDDAYWDKTREGFTMFALNQGEVCTCPSRALIQESIAGDFLDAVVERTERITRGNPLDTDTMLGAQASNDQFEKIKSYLDIGRQEGAQLLTGGGVEQVGGEFADGYYIQPTIFRGDNSMRIFQEEIFGPVVSATTFTDYDDAIRIANDTLYGLGAGVWSRNGNTAYRAGRDIQAGRVWVNNYHSYPAHAAFGGYKSSGIGRENHLMMLDHYQQTKNMLVSYKETADGFF
- a CDS encoding DUF779 domain-containing protein: MASSEPEACGAPGADPSAPASPSSEIPGCVDARPEVEGETASRLAFTPKAIELIDLLWEMHGPLMFHQSGGCCDGSAPMCYQRGEFKTGGQDVLLGTLELPPIHPGEDRREIEFWMSREQFAVWSHTHLTVDAVPGRGSGFSLEAPEGQRFLIRSRLI
- a CDS encoding aldo/keto reductase, which codes for MTEQRAHNGFTLPAIGFGTYRLNGKSGAAAVTEAVRSGYRLLDSAFRYENEGAVGRGLRDSGADRGSIVFTSKLPGRHHEYDAALCTIEESVYRSGLDAIDLYLIHWPNPLTDLYVGAWRALIEARERGLVRQIGVSNFLPEHLDRLERETGVLPVVNQIELHPYFPQLDAVEYHRERGIITEAWSPVGRGNDLAEQPVIAEIARAHGITPIQAILAWHVARGVVPLPKSADPERQRENLAAADVVLSADEVDAISALGRPDGRLKDQDPAVYEEF
- the rlmN gene encoding 23S rRNA (adenine(2503)-C(2))-methyltransferase RlmN, giving the protein MDPNKLNHDASPAEGKLIKTRSRGDGARPQVRPKTEGWKQLTSPDGRPTLQFASPRVKQPATHLADMTLAEREAKVVEMGLPKFRAKQLSKHYFEHRTTDPEQMTDLPKDRRAELAEAFFPPLLTEVKRLVTDDGATIKFLWRLFDGALVESVLMRYPGRITLCVSSQCGCGMNCPFCATGQAGLTRNMSTAEILDQVVQANRVIAEGGLGRMREAGNGAEPERVNNIVFMGMGEPLANYKRVMNAVHRMIAPSPEGLGMSARGITVSTVGLAPAIRKLADEDIPITFALSLHAPDDELRDDLIPVNSRWKVEEVLDAAYHYYETTGRRVSIEYALIKDMNDHAWRADLLADKLNARGRGWVHVNPIPLNPTPGSIWTSSTREVTREFVDRLNAAGIPTTLRDTRGKEIDGACGQLVATEQDKAEAAAFAEAG